The following coding sequences lie in one Peribacillus frigoritolerans genomic window:
- the paaB gene encoding 1,2-phenylacetyl-CoA epoxidase subunit PaaB → METRQKTYFEEFEVFSRKTQTSPVQYHFSLLAPNEDIAIMMAQENFMRREAVDDIWVVKRQNIRKMTAEEKKTLQRIDNKDYRTTKGYGYLKKKWRKYEQGMLDEKEIMSWAGGVKNEE, encoded by the coding sequence ATGGAAACTAGACAAAAAACTTACTTTGAAGAATTTGAAGTATTTAGCCGAAAAACACAAACCTCACCCGTTCAATATCATTTTAGCCTGTTGGCCCCGAATGAGGATATCGCCATCATGATGGCACAAGAAAATTTCATGAGACGTGAAGCTGTAGATGATATCTGGGTTGTCAAAAGACAGAATATACGGAAAATGACGGCCGAGGAAAAGAAAACGCTTCAACGTATCGATAATAAAGACTACAGGACCACAAAAGGATACGGGTATTTAAAGAAAAAATGGCGGAAGTATGAGCAGGGAATGCTCGATGAAAAAGAGATAATGTCTTGGGCTGGAGGTGTGAAAAATGAAGAATGA
- the paaC gene encoding 1,2-phenylacetyl-CoA epoxidase subunit PaaC: MKNESLKDIAIKELLLQLADDDFIHSYRGAEWLGLAPHIEEDVASASISQDTMGHAAIYYKLLEELGEGDADKLAHDRPAKERRNAIILELVNGPGYYMKDPDYDWAFAVVRNYFYTQAKAIKVQSLHSCSYEPLAEVAQKVQMELYYHLMHWKTWFVQLLGSGHLEAVSRMKAAIGKTMPDFAGVFSLGQYGEEMVELGLIEGEAVLQKKWIEAITPIFESVGLASTIQIGMARGDGRNGQHTEDLEKALETLSEVYASDKAASW; the protein is encoded by the coding sequence ATGAAGAATGAATCATTGAAGGACATCGCAATCAAGGAATTGCTGCTTCAACTGGCTGACGATGACTTCATCCATTCATACCGTGGTGCAGAATGGTTGGGACTCGCACCGCATATCGAAGAAGATGTTGCATCCGCTTCGATATCTCAAGACACGATGGGGCATGCAGCCATATATTATAAATTACTTGAAGAACTCGGTGAAGGGGATGCTGATAAGCTGGCTCACGACCGTCCCGCCAAGGAACGGCGCAATGCGATCATTCTCGAATTGGTCAATGGTCCTGGCTACTACATGAAAGACCCGGATTATGATTGGGCGTTTGCGGTAGTGCGGAATTATTTTTATACCCAAGCCAAAGCGATTAAGGTTCAATCCCTTCATTCATGTTCATATGAACCGCTTGCTGAAGTGGCCCAAAAGGTACAGATGGAACTTTACTATCATTTGATGCACTGGAAAACATGGTTCGTCCAATTGCTGGGATCTGGTCACTTGGAAGCGGTTTCGAGAATGAAAGCGGCGATCGGGAAAACAATGCCCGATTTTGCTGGCGTATTTTCACTTGGACAATATGGAGAGGAAATGGTTGAGCTCGGCTTGATAGAGGGCGAAGCTGTCTTACAGAAAAAATGGATCGAGGCCATCACACCAATTTTTGAAAGTGTCGGCTTGGCATCAACGATTCAAATAGGGATGGCAAGAGGTGATGGTCGTAATGGCCAGCATACGGAAGATTTGGAAAAGGCACTAGAAACGCTAAGTGAAGTATACGCAAGCGATAAAGCAGCTTCATGGTGA
- the paaD gene encoding 1,2-phenylacetyl-CoA epoxidase subunit PaaD, with the protein MATVQLNTEEIYKLLEDVKDPEIDTVSILDLGMVEDVTVSGQDVSVKMLPTFLGCPALSIIQKNVETALRQLPAVKNVSVEFLRSPSWTSDRITEKGKAGLKVFGISPPPRQMKSDGSWHVDCPYCESTYVTMENIFGPTACRSILYCKACKNPFEAMKPMIKII; encoded by the coding sequence ATGGCGACCGTACAGTTAAACACAGAAGAAATATATAAGCTCCTGGAAGACGTTAAAGATCCCGAAATCGATACAGTAAGTATTCTGGATTTAGGGATGGTTGAAGACGTGACGGTTTCGGGCCAGGATGTTTCGGTAAAAATGCTGCCAACTTTTCTTGGGTGCCCGGCATTGTCGATCATTCAAAAAAATGTGGAAACAGCCCTTCGACAGCTGCCTGCCGTAAAAAATGTAAGTGTGGAATTTTTACGTTCCCCTTCATGGACATCCGATCGAATTACGGAAAAGGGGAAAGCTGGATTGAAGGTTTTCGGAATCTCCCCTCCTCCTCGACAAATGAAAAGTGATGGATCATGGCATGTGGATTGCCCATATTGTGAATCGACATATGTCACGATGGAAAATATCTTCGGTCCAACGGCCTGCCGCAGCATTTTATATTGTAAGGCATGCAAAAATCCGTTCGAAGCGATGAAACCAATGATAAAAATAATCTAA
- a CDS encoding EthD family reductase, which yields MVKLIALYKQPENKEEFDEHYFNVHGPITEKIPGLQKMEVTKIVGTPMGKDSEYYILCEMYYEDHDALQQGMRSPEGKASGKDLMGFAGKLVTMMIGEEIK from the coding sequence ATGGTAAAGTTAATCGCCCTATACAAACAACCTGAAAACAAGGAAGAGTTCGATGAGCACTATTTCAATGTACATGGTCCGATAACGGAAAAAATTCCTGGACTTCAAAAAATGGAGGTCACTAAAATTGTAGGGACCCCAATGGGCAAAGACTCTGAGTATTACATCCTTTGTGAAATGTATTATGAAGACCATGATGCATTGCAACAAGGAATGCGTTCCCCGGAAGGAAAGGCATCAGGGAAAGACCTAATGGGCTTTGCCGGGAAACTTGTAACGATGATGATCGGCGAAGAAATAAAATGA